In the genome of Mesorhizobium shangrilense, one region contains:
- a CDS encoding tetratricopeptide repeat protein, with product MKPRRVSRTDVASATLPLQALLALFVVQAASAAEPVTQPQAKPEAGVHTDKPIDTPLPQPATTTEPPPLPSIDAINPDRFGAKPADQAYGAFQRGLYKTAYDLALPRAQNGDPAAQTLLAEILSRGLGVPQNAAEAAKWYALAAEQGVPESQFQYALMLLDGRYVKKDEKGAYALMQASAEAGNPLAQFNFAQLLVQQDPGDAGIGKAVPYYERAATTGLADAQYAMAQIYANGVGGKQRDDAQARRLLAQAARQNYDTAQIDLGAWMIEGRGGPRDLKSGFGWMKQAAEGGNVAARNRLAKLYMNGIGTDPDLILAGAWYIVARRAGLIDPDMDSFLQGLSDDQTKQALQKANRLP from the coding sequence CTGACGTGGCCTCGGCGACGCTTCCCCTGCAGGCCCTGCTTGCGCTGTTCGTGGTGCAGGCCGCCAGTGCCGCGGAACCAGTAACGCAGCCGCAGGCCAAACCCGAAGCCGGCGTGCACACCGACAAGCCGATCGACACGCCGCTGCCGCAGCCCGCCACCACCACCGAGCCGCCGCCGCTGCCGTCGATCGATGCGATCAACCCCGACCGCTTTGGCGCGAAACCGGCGGACCAGGCTTACGGGGCCTTCCAGCGCGGGCTTTACAAGACGGCCTATGATCTGGCGCTGCCTCGTGCGCAGAACGGCGATCCGGCGGCCCAGACTCTGTTGGCCGAAATACTGTCACGCGGCCTGGGCGTGCCGCAGAACGCGGCAGAAGCAGCGAAGTGGTACGCGCTTGCAGCGGAACAAGGGGTGCCGGAATCGCAGTTCCAGTATGCGCTGATGCTGCTCGACGGCCGCTACGTGAAGAAGGACGAGAAGGGCGCCTATGCGCTGATGCAGGCGTCGGCGGAGGCCGGCAACCCGCTGGCGCAATTCAATTTCGCGCAGCTGCTTGTCCAGCAGGATCCCGGCGATGCCGGCATCGGCAAGGCCGTGCCCTACTACGAACGCGCCGCCACGACCGGCCTTGCCGATGCGCAATATGCGATGGCCCAGATCTATGCCAACGGCGTCGGCGGTAAGCAGCGCGACGACGCCCAGGCCCGCCGCCTCCTGGCGCAGGCCGCGCGCCAAAACTACGATACGGCGCAGATCGATCTCGGCGCCTGGATGATCGAGGGCCGTGGCGGTCCCCGCGACCTGAAGTCCGGCTTCGGCTGGATGAAGCAGGCGGCCGAAGGTGGCAATGTCGCCGCCCGGAACCGCCTCGCCAAGCTCTACATGAACGGCATTGGCACCGATCCAGATCTCATCCTTGCCGGTGCCTGGTATATCGTCGCCCGACGCGCCGGCCTCATCGATCCGGACATGGACAGCTTCCTGCAGGGCCTGTCGGACGACCAGACGAAGCAGGCGCTGCAGAAGGCGAATCGCCTGCCGTGA
- the efp gene encoding elongation factor P: MAKINGNEIRPGYVIEHDGGLWVAVRTNTVKPGKGGAYNQVELKNLINGTKLNERFRSAETVEQIRLDLKDFSFLYAQEDALVFMDTQSYEQLELNKDFVGDRAAFLQDGMMVTVQLYEERPIGISLPDYVTLTITEADPVVKGQTAASSYKPAILENGIRVLVPPFIGAGERIIVDTNEITYVRRAD, translated from the coding sequence ATGGCCAAGATCAACGGCAACGAAATCCGTCCCGGTTACGTCATCGAGCACGATGGCGGGCTGTGGGTCGCGGTCAGGACCAACACTGTCAAGCCAGGCAAGGGCGGCGCCTACAACCAGGTCGAGCTGAAGAACCTCATCAACGGCACCAAGCTCAACGAGCGTTTCCGCTCGGCCGAGACCGTCGAGCAGATCCGCCTCGACCTCAAGGATTTTTCCTTTCTCTACGCGCAGGAAGACGCGCTTGTGTTCATGGACACCCAGAGCTACGAGCAGCTCGAACTGAACAAGGACTTCGTCGGCGACCGTGCCGCCTTCCTGCAGGACGGCATGATGGTGACGGTCCAGCTCTATGAAGAGAGGCCGATCGGCATCTCCCTGCCCGACTACGTGACGCTAACCATCACCGAGGCTGACCCGGTGGTGAAGGGCCAAACGGCGGCATCGTCCTACAAGCCGGCGATACTGGAGAACGGCATCCGTGTTCTGGTGCCGCCATTCATCGGTGCCGGCGAACGCATCATCGTCGACACCAACGAAATCACCTACGTGCGCCGCGCCGACTGA